From a region of the Streptomyces sp. B21-083 genome:
- a CDS encoding aldo/keto reductase: MQTRRIGDVEVSAIGLGGMPMSIEGRPDEARSLATIHAALDTGVTLIDTADAYHLRADDVGHNETLIAKALASHERGPDVLVATKGGHLRPGDGSWTLDGSPAHIKEACEASLRRLGVEAIGLYQFHRPDPKVPYEESVGAVRDLLDEGKIRMAGISNADPDQIRRADEILGGRLVAVQNQFSPAFRSSERELRLCDELGIAFLPWSPLGGISRAGDLGSAYAPFARIAATHGVSPQRVCLAWMLAKSPMVVPIPGSSRPETIRDSAAAARLTLTAEESAELDAV; encoded by the coding sequence ATGCAGACTCGACGCATCGGTGACGTGGAGGTCAGCGCGATCGGTCTGGGCGGCATGCCCATGTCGATCGAGGGACGGCCGGACGAGGCCCGTTCCCTCGCCACCATCCACGCCGCGCTCGACACGGGTGTGACCCTGATCGACACGGCGGACGCCTACCACCTGCGCGCCGACGACGTGGGTCACAACGAGACCCTCATCGCCAAGGCGCTCGCCTCCCACGAGCGCGGCCCTGACGTCCTGGTCGCCACCAAGGGCGGACATCTGCGTCCCGGTGACGGCAGCTGGACCCTGGACGGCTCCCCCGCGCACATCAAGGAGGCCTGCGAGGCCTCGCTTCGCCGCCTGGGCGTGGAGGCCATCGGGCTGTACCAGTTCCACCGCCCCGACCCGAAGGTCCCGTACGAGGAGTCGGTCGGCGCGGTCCGGGACCTGCTGGACGAGGGCAAGATCCGTATGGCCGGAATCTCCAACGCCGACCCGGACCAGATCCGGCGGGCCGACGAGATCCTCGGCGGACGTCTGGTCGCCGTGCAGAACCAGTTCTCCCCGGCCTTCCGCTCCAGCGAGCGGGAGCTGCGGCTGTGCGACGAGCTGGGCATCGCGTTCCTGCCCTGGAGCCCGCTCGGCGGTATCTCCCGGGCCGGCGACCTCGGTTCGGCGTACGCCCCCTTCGCCAGGATCGCCGCAACCCACGGCGTCAGTCCGCAGCGCGTGTGCCTGGCCTGGATGCTCGCCAAGTCACCGATGGTCGTGCCGATCCCCGGCTCCAGCCGCCCGGAGACGATCCGTGACTCCGCCGCCGCCGCTCGACTGACGCTCACCGCCGAGGAGTCGGCGGAGCTGGACGCCGTCTGA
- a CDS encoding LuxR C-terminal-related transcriptional regulator: MLPAEDSAEAAAARAAVLALRKDSGMAVAGVAWVVGPQLLRIGETSGAKSQGRRGFPVTAGAGLIGKVLTTRRLAAVSDYRAARQISHEYDSFIAEEEVRAMVAAPVIVGTRVRAALFVGSREAVRLSDRVLTAVTAAARDLEQFLASHEHAHRLLSEARAVRSTPSPRDAAPLRQVHAVHTELLDLTETIGEGHLKERFHEVCSLLESGCCAERTSPGPAASLSPRELDVLVAVAAGCTNLDISDRLDIGLETVKGYLRSVMRKLGTGTRLEAVTAARRAGLLP, from the coding sequence GTGTTGCCGGCGGAGGACAGTGCTGAGGCCGCCGCCGCCCGTGCCGCGGTGCTGGCGCTGCGCAAGGACAGCGGCATGGCTGTCGCGGGTGTGGCCTGGGTGGTCGGCCCGCAGCTGCTGCGGATCGGTGAGACCAGCGGGGCGAAGTCGCAGGGACGCCGAGGGTTTCCCGTGACCGCGGGCGCCGGACTGATCGGCAAGGTGCTGACGACACGTCGGCTCGCAGCGGTGAGCGACTACCGGGCGGCGCGGCAGATCAGCCACGAGTACGACTCCTTCATCGCGGAGGAGGAGGTTCGGGCGATGGTGGCGGCGCCCGTGATCGTGGGTACGAGGGTACGAGCCGCGCTCTTCGTGGGGTCACGCGAGGCGGTACGGCTCAGTGACCGCGTACTGACGGCGGTGACGGCGGCGGCTCGCGACCTGGAGCAGTTCCTCGCGTCCCACGAGCACGCGCACCGGCTCCTCTCGGAGGCCCGGGCCGTGCGGAGCACTCCCTCGCCCCGTGACGCGGCGCCCCTGCGGCAGGTGCACGCGGTCCACACCGAGTTGCTGGACCTGACCGAGACGATCGGCGAGGGACACCTCAAGGAACGCTTCCACGAGGTGTGTTCCCTGCTGGAGTCGGGCTGCTGCGCCGAGCGGACCTCTCCCGGACCGGCGGCGAGTCTGTCGCCGCGTGAACTGGACGTCCTGGTCGCCGTCGCCGCGGGCTGCACCAACCTGGACATCTCCGACCGGCTCGACATCGGCCTGGAGACCGTGAAGGGCTATCTGCGCTCGGTGATGCGCAAGCTCGGCACCGGCACCCGGCTCGAAGCCGTCACCGCGGCCCGCCGGGCGGGCCTGCTCCCGTAG
- a CDS encoding helix-turn-helix transcriptional regulator, whose translation MTVKPPPVSDDDRQLKRAIDALRHTTGVDLTFGGVVTRGRHAQLTEFAGNSTRALTGLTLGFGMGLGGKAVALHRPIAVNDYANSKRISHHYDLMVAAEGIQAVVAAPVVVNRTVRAVMYGAVRQSVGLGDRTVDAVMDTARALEQNLAVRDEVVRRLGLLDEPVGAGERPPEPASPRWEAIREAYAELRVLAQHVTDSDLRERVAALSDKLADAGAPASRRPSAPALSARELDVLSCVALGRTNTDVADELGLRAETVKSYLRSAMRRLGCHSRLEAVMTARQLGLLP comes from the coding sequence ATGACAGTGAAACCACCCCCCGTTTCGGACGACGACCGCCAACTCAAGCGCGCCATCGACGCGTTACGCCACACCACCGGCGTGGATCTCACTTTCGGTGGTGTCGTGACCAGAGGACGGCACGCGCAGCTCACCGAGTTCGCCGGCAACTCGACCAGAGCCCTCACGGGGCTGACTCTCGGGTTCGGCATGGGACTCGGCGGCAAGGCGGTGGCCCTGCACCGCCCCATCGCGGTCAACGACTACGCGAACTCCAAACGGATCAGCCATCACTACGACCTCATGGTCGCCGCGGAGGGCATCCAGGCCGTCGTGGCGGCCCCCGTGGTGGTGAACCGCACGGTACGGGCGGTGATGTACGGCGCGGTCCGCCAGTCCGTCGGGCTGGGCGACCGGACGGTCGACGCCGTCATGGACACCGCCCGCGCCCTGGAACAGAACCTGGCGGTGCGCGACGAGGTGGTGCGGCGCCTCGGCCTTCTCGACGAGCCCGTGGGTGCCGGCGAGCGCCCGCCCGAGCCGGCGTCCCCCCGCTGGGAGGCGATTCGCGAGGCATACGCCGAGCTTCGGGTGCTCGCCCAGCACGTCACGGACAGCGACCTGCGCGAGCGGGTCGCCGCGTTGAGCGACAAACTGGCCGACGCCGGAGCGCCCGCCTCCCGGCGTCCGTCCGCCCCAGCCCTCTCCGCACGAGAACTCGACGTCCTGTCGTGCGTCGCGCTGGGGCGGACCAATACCGACGTGGCGGATGAACTCGGCCTTCGGGCCGAGACGGTGAAAAGCTATCTGCGCAGCGCCATGCGCAGGCTGGGATGCCATTCACGTCTGGAAGCGGTCATGACCGCCCGCCAATTGGGTCTGCTGCCCTGA
- a CDS encoding LmeA family phospholipid-binding protein, with product MRRRWVKVLLITAVVLAALFTAADRAAVHYADKEITQLAKEKYGYANTTDGHMDVSIEGFPFLTQAAAQSFDHVTLTAERFTIDTTNNAQGGYLDVDRLHLDLRGVTVTSLTARSAEANLATGTLTLSYKELSGVLSRLSGNGGPLRVSRAPGSNGQAARVKVSGTVDGTALSTTGTLLAQGTELSLTVPGVESAGNVWRVGLPQGVGFEAARATADGVEISLVGHQVTLGSSRFDG from the coding sequence GTGAGACGTCGATGGGTGAAGGTTCTGCTGATCACCGCCGTGGTGCTCGCCGCACTGTTCACAGCGGCCGACCGCGCAGCTGTGCACTACGCGGACAAGGAGATCACACAGCTCGCCAAGGAGAAGTACGGCTACGCCAACACCACCGACGGCCATATGGATGTGTCGATCGAGGGCTTTCCCTTCCTGACCCAGGCCGCCGCCCAGAGCTTCGATCATGTGACGCTGACCGCCGAGCGTTTCACCATCGACACCACGAACAACGCCCAGGGCGGCTATCTGGACGTCGACCGTCTCCACCTGGACCTGCGTGGTGTGACGGTGACCTCGCTGACCGCGCGGAGCGCAGAGGCGAACCTCGCCACCGGCACCCTGACCCTCTCGTACAAGGAACTGTCCGGGGTGTTGAGCCGGCTCTCGGGCAACGGCGGCCCGTTGCGGGTGTCACGGGCGCCCGGATCCAACGGCCAGGCGGCACGCGTCAAGGTCTCGGGCACGGTCGACGGGACGGCGTTGAGTACCACGGGAACACTTCTGGCGCAGGGCACGGAACTCTCCCTGACGGTCCCTGGAGTCGAGAGTGCCGGAAACGTCTGGCGGGTCGGCCTTCCGCAGGGCGTCGGCTTCGAGGCGGCGCGCGCCACGGCGGACGGCGTCGAGATCAGCCTCGTCGGTCACCAGGTGACGCTCGGCTCGTCGCGCTTCGACGGCTGA